A segment of the Lolium perenne isolate Kyuss_39 chromosome 3, Kyuss_2.0, whole genome shotgun sequence genome:
CGTGGAACAAATTCTTCTTTGCTAAAAGAATCATTTTTCTTTCTTTCGGCTTGTATAAAAGTTTCTGTATCGCTCTTTCGCCACTCGATTTCGGATGTTTCAGTTTACAAGAATACGTTAACTAAGCAGTAACCTGGTATTTTGTCTGTATTTTCATCCTTTTCTTGTGACAATACAACAGACTTCCCCTGTACAAGCTTGGAAGTACTCCGTATGATCCAAAGGATCGACACACTCTATGACTAGACGCTAATATCTTTCAGGTGGGTCAAAaaaaagaagatgaagagagatatTCAGAGCGCAAGCGCGAGATGATCACGGAGCGCGGCATCCGGCCGGCGGTACGGCTGATCACGCGCGGCGAGCCTGCCCTTCCTCTTATCCATGAACCGCTGCAGCGACGCCTTCCTCGCCACCGGCAGGTCCGCGACGGCGACGAGCACATCACCACGCGCTCCGACTTGGGGCTCTGTCTCTGGCTTAGCCTTAGCGGCCGCGGCCGCGGCAACGGCGAGCCGCAGCAGGACGGCCGCCTTGTCAGCCGGACAGTCGTCGAGCACCAGTACCCTCCCGCcgtagaagatggtgagctgcgctGCCGCAGCCCTGCTCGCCGGATCCGCCTCGGGCTCTTCTCCCCTGCTAGTAACATCGGCGCCTGGCATGAGGGGGAGAGGCCGCACGGCCGGGGATGGGGATGGGGCCGGCTGCGCGAGCTGAGCCCTGTGATCTGCAGCCTCCTTCACGTACTGGCTGAGAGCGCCGCACGCAGCCGCGAATCGGCTTGCCGCTGCCATGGATCGCCGATGAATCTGTATTAGGATTCTTGGCTTGCTCCTTGTGCACGAACGACCAAGCTTGGAATCGAATCTTAGGCTTTTGTTTTTTGGTGGTTCGTTTGGAGTTTGGTTTCATATATATAGGTGGGAATATCGTGGTTGACAAGTGTGAAGCACGCGCGCGCCGCGGTTTGGTCGTCGGCACCACTCGGCGAGAGCACAATAAACACGTGAAAGTTGAGCCGGTAGGAATACAACTACGCGAGAAAGATGGTTGGGGTCCCCAGCACGCAGCACG
Coding sequences within it:
- the LOC127342870 gene encoding protein TIFY 11e, which encodes MAAASRFAAACGALSQYVKEAADHRAQLAQPAPSPSPAVRPLPLMPGADVTSRGEEPEADPASRAAAAQLTIFYGGRVLVLDDCPADKAAVLLRLAVAAAAAAKAKPETEPQVGARGDVLVAVADLPVARKASLQRFMDKRKGRLAARDQPYRRPDAALRDHLALAL